A region of Periophthalmus magnuspinnatus isolate fPerMag1 chromosome 13, fPerMag1.2.pri, whole genome shotgun sequence DNA encodes the following proteins:
- the LOC117380598 gene encoding uncharacterized membrane protein C3orf80, whose amino-acid sequence MPRLPGSGPVGTVVCVCLVSACEALRTCGDVQCGAGQQCCPPAGAGNATAGSTVRCCKLPIHVFFDNVGWFTRKLSGILILLLLFAMGYFIQRIICPRPRRQPTPQDRSEDPSLFYGHASASQDSLLERYPESYSLGDIASPNLPAYDEVKYLPTYEESMQDMHRDRSDEHLLCESDAGSRDRQRAGDGLERRRDVLHEVGQQHSPRTSRNSV is encoded by the coding sequence ATGCCCCGCTTGCCTGGCAGCGGGCCAGTCGGTAccgtggtgtgtgtgtgtctggtatCCGCGTGTGAAGCGTTGCGGACATGCGGTGACGTCCAGTGTGGCGCTGGACAACAGTGTTGCCCCCCTGCAGGCGCGGGGAACGCCACCGCCGGCTCGACCGTGCGCTGCTGCAAACTGCCTATCCACGTCTTCTTCGACAACGTGGGCTGGTTCACGCGCAAACTCTCCGGGATCCTCATCCTGCTGCTACTCTTTGCCATGGGCTACTTCATCCAGCGCATCATTTGCCCGCGGCCACGCAGACAGCCAACTCCGCAGGACCGCAGCGAGGATCCCTCCCTGTTCTACGGCCACGCTTCtgcatctcaggactctcttttGGAACGATACCCGGAATCCTACAGCCTGGGGGACATCGCCTCCCCGAATCTACCTGCATACGACGAGGTTAAATACCTGCCCACATACGAGGAGAGTATGCAGGACATGCACAGGGACCGCTCTGATGAGCACCTACTCTGTGAGAGCGATGCGGGCAGCCGGGACAGACAGCGAGCCGGGGACGGCTTGGAGCGCAGGCGGGATGTCCTGCATGAGGTGGGACAGCAGCACAGCCCACGGACGTCTCGAAACTCTGTGTGA